In Rhizobium sp. CIAT894, the following are encoded in one genomic region:
- a CDS encoding ATP-binding cassette domain-containing protein translates to MPDVNNRTPIIEVTDIVKHYGSVIALNGVSMQVSAGEVLCLLGDNGAGKSTLIKTLSGVVRPSGGSFLVEGKPVNFRSPRDALDAGIATVYQDLAMIPLMSITRNFFMGRERRKGIFPFRHFDLAHCNDVTREEMRKIGIDIRDPNQAVGTLSGGERQCVAIARAVYFGAKILILDEPTSALGVAQTSMVLKYIHQVRQNGLGVIFITHNVRHAYAVADRFTILNRGQTLGTFAKAEIAMDELQNLMAGGKELQQLSAELGGTI, encoded by the coding sequence ATGCCAGACGTCAATAACCGAACGCCGATCATCGAAGTAACCGATATCGTCAAGCACTATGGCTCCGTGATCGCTCTCAACGGTGTGTCGATGCAAGTGTCGGCCGGAGAGGTGCTTTGTCTCCTCGGCGACAATGGCGCGGGCAAATCCACGTTGATCAAGACGCTGTCCGGTGTCGTCCGGCCAAGCGGGGGTTCGTTCCTGGTCGAAGGCAAGCCGGTCAATTTCCGCAGTCCGCGCGACGCCCTCGATGCAGGGATTGCGACGGTTTATCAGGACCTCGCCATGATTCCGCTGATGTCGATCACGCGTAATTTCTTCATGGGGCGGGAGCGCCGCAAGGGCATCTTCCCATTCCGTCACTTCGACCTCGCGCACTGCAACGATGTCACGCGTGAAGAGATGCGCAAGATCGGCATCGATATCCGCGATCCCAATCAGGCGGTGGGCACTTTGTCTGGTGGCGAACGCCAATGCGTTGCGATTGCGCGCGCGGTCTATTTCGGTGCCAAGATCCTTATCCTCGATGAGCCCACCTCGGCGCTCGGCGTGGCGCAAACCTCAATGGTGTTGAAGTACATCCATCAGGTCCGGCAGAACGGATTGGGCGTGATTTTCATCACCCACAATGTTCGGCACGCCTATGCGGTGGCGGACCGCTTCACCATCCTTAATCGCGGCCAGACGCTCGGCACTTTTGCCAAGGCGGAGATCGCGATGGACGAGCTGCAGAACCTGATGGCGGGCGGCAAGGAGCTGCAGCAACTGTCCGCCGAGCTTGGCGGCACGATCTAG